In one window of Microbacterium maritypicum DNA:
- a CDS encoding cytochrome C5, with protein sequence MTSPALDTLLARIVESGLLEDPLAENGLVYGRASIDAAGTVVNVNVDPELEDDDEQGDDVDHDALIAAVSRILSVGESRWRAIIDEVAADIDDAVDDEPVVEQIDLRDDLEATSVVVFADAVLLAFLAPKQFPDSRILVQLDDDLEVDGVEMRELDGSETIAFDTLDDLLDHISGPDESAAPA encoded by the coding sequence ATGACTTCGCCTGCGCTCGACACCCTCCTGGCCCGCATCGTCGAGAGCGGACTGCTCGAAGATCCTCTCGCGGAGAACGGCCTGGTCTACGGGCGCGCGAGCATCGACGCCGCGGGCACCGTGGTCAACGTCAACGTCGACCCGGAGCTCGAAGACGATGACGAACAGGGCGACGACGTCGATCACGATGCGTTGATCGCCGCGGTCTCGCGCATCCTCTCGGTGGGGGAGTCGCGCTGGCGCGCGATCATCGACGAGGTGGCCGCCGACATCGACGACGCGGTGGACGACGAGCCCGTGGTCGAGCAGATCGACCTGCGCGACGACCTCGAGGCCACGTCGGTCGTGGTGTTCGCAGACGCCGTGCTGCTCGCCTTCCTCGCACCGAAGCAGTTCCCGGACTCGCGGATCCTCGTGCAGCTGGACGACGATCTCGAGGTCGACGGCGTCGAGATGCGAGAGCTCGACGGCTCGGAGACCATCGCGTTCGACACGCTCGACGACCTGCTCGACCACATCAGCGGTCCCGACGAGAGCGCAGCGCCGGCGTAA
- a CDS encoding anaerobic C4-dicarboxylate transporter family protein, with amino-acid sequence MNDNVWILIAELLVVIGAIYMGTRTSGIGLGVWGLVGVAVLIFFFGEAPGNAPVDAVFIVITVITAASTMQAAGGIDWMVSVAAKVIRRRPRSVVFLAPAMSFLFTVGAGTGNIFYPLLPVIYDVSYQQKIRPERALSVSAVASQVGILCSPVSAATASMVVLLAPQGVDLGGLLLIMWPASIVGLFVAALVMMRHGKDLEDDPEFQRRLAEHQITPPETDAHEKKLPPTAVLSASLFLAGVGVIVLFGLFENLRPVIGTDDAGDPVRLSVTVIIEVVMGIIAALIFVFCKVKAADVPKQPTFPAGIVGAIALFGIAWLANTFVAANQTLIVDGLGAVVSGSSAFLGALLFALALFAVAMLTTSQSSATNAIVPIGITIGLPAPLLVGLWPAAMGIYTLPANGSQVATVAFDQTGTTKMGKFVFDHSFQLPNLIYVAVAIIIGVPLSFLFA; translated from the coding sequence ATGAACGACAACGTGTGGATCCTCATCGCCGAGCTGCTCGTCGTCATCGGCGCCATCTACATGGGCACTCGCACGAGCGGGATCGGATTGGGCGTCTGGGGACTGGTCGGCGTGGCCGTGCTCATCTTCTTCTTCGGAGAGGCCCCGGGCAACGCCCCGGTCGATGCGGTCTTCATCGTCATCACGGTGATCACCGCGGCCTCGACCATGCAGGCGGCCGGCGGCATCGACTGGATGGTGTCGGTGGCGGCGAAGGTCATCAGGCGTCGGCCGAGGTCGGTGGTCTTCCTCGCCCCGGCGATGTCGTTCCTGTTCACGGTCGGCGCCGGCACGGGCAACATCTTCTATCCGCTGCTTCCCGTCATCTACGACGTCTCGTATCAGCAGAAGATCCGCCCGGAGCGGGCACTCTCGGTCTCGGCCGTCGCCTCGCAGGTCGGCATCCTCTGCTCTCCTGTCTCGGCCGCGACCGCCTCGATGGTGGTGCTGCTGGCCCCGCAGGGCGTCGATCTCGGCGGGCTGCTGCTCATCATGTGGCCGGCGTCGATCGTCGGGCTGTTCGTCGCGGCGCTCGTCATGATGCGCCACGGCAAGGACCTGGAAGACGACCCCGAGTTCCAGCGGCGTCTCGCCGAGCACCAGATCACGCCGCCCGAGACCGACGCACACGAGAAGAAGCTGCCCCCCACCGCCGTGCTCTCGGCCTCGCTGTTCCTCGCCGGCGTCGGCGTGATCGTGCTCTTCGGCCTGTTCGAGAACCTGCGTCCGGTCATCGGCACCGACGACGCGGGCGATCCGGTGCGCCTGAGCGTCACGGTCATCATCGAGGTCGTGATGGGCATCATCGCCGCCCTCATCTTCGTCTTCTGCAAGGTGAAGGCGGCAGACGTGCCCAAGCAGCCCACCTTCCCCGCCGGTATCGTCGGCGCCATCGCCCTCTTCGGCATCGCCTGGTTGGCCAACACCTTCGTCGCCGCGAACCAGACCCTCATCGTCGATGGGCTCGGAGCCGTGGTCTCCGGATCGTCGGCGTTCCTGGGTGCACTGCTGTTCGCGCTGGCCCTCTTCGCGGTCGCGATGCTCACCACCAGCCAGTCGAGCGCGACGAACGCGATCGTGCCGATCGGCATCACGATCGGCCTGCCCGCCCCGCTCCTGGTGGGCCTGTGGCCGGCCGCGATGGGCATCTACACGCTGCCGGCCAACGGCAGTCAGGTCGCCACGGTGGCCTTCGACCAGACCGGCACGACCAAGATGGGGAAGTTCGTCTTCGACCACTCGTTCCAGCTGCCGAACCTCATCTACGTGGCTGTCGCGATCATCATCGGCGTGCCTCTGTCGTTCCTGTTCGCCTGA
- a CDS encoding Type 1 glutamine amidotransferase-like domain-containing protein yields MSHVVATGAGKAMMERRNDPTHDYILGLTGKERPRVLFVGTATGDDAAYIVSFYATYDSDRCAPHHLPLFHRAVDDLAGFVKGFDVIHVGGGNTANMLDVWKRQGLDEIMREMWEDPDSNVVFTGGSAGGICWFEGGTTDSYGPTLQVLPEGLGFLHGSFCPHYDAEDQRRPLFHASLLSGELSTGYAVGNLQSLHFENSAFFTAVSPVENPLALRVEAVDGKIVETELPTTLLTGSAPIVRGPSS; encoded by the coding sequence ATGTCTCACGTGGTGGCAACAGGGGCCGGCAAGGCCATGATGGAGCGGCGGAACGATCCGACGCACGACTACATCCTCGGACTCACCGGCAAGGAGCGACCCCGGGTGCTCTTCGTCGGCACCGCCACGGGTGACGACGCCGCGTACATCGTGAGCTTCTACGCCACCTACGACTCCGACAGGTGCGCGCCGCATCACCTGCCCCTCTTCCACCGAGCGGTCGACGACCTCGCCGGTTTCGTGAAGGGATTCGACGTGATCCACGTCGGCGGGGGCAACACCGCGAACATGCTCGACGTGTGGAAGCGCCAGGGTCTCGACGAGATCATGCGCGAGATGTGGGAGGACCCCGACTCCAACGTGGTCTTCACCGGGGGCAGCGCCGGCGGTATCTGCTGGTTCGAAGGCGGGACCACCGACAGCTACGGCCCGACGCTTCAGGTGCTGCCTGAGGGACTCGGGTTCCTGCACGGCAGCTTCTGCCCGCACTACGACGCCGAGGACCAGCGCCGCCCGCTCTTCCACGCCTCCCTGTTGAGCGGTGAGCTCTCCACCGGGTACGCGGTCGGCAACCTCCAGTCGCTGCACTTCGAGAACTCCGCGTTCTTCACCGCGGTCAGCCCGGTCGAGAACCCCCTCGCCCTGCGCGTCGAGGCCGTCGACGGGAAGATCGTCGAGACCGAGCTTCCCACCACGCTGCTCACCGGGAGCGCCCCGATCGTGAGGGGGCCCTCGTCATGA
- a CDS encoding MFS transporter yields MPLLVPVLALAIFAQGTSEFMLAGLLLPLAADLDVDPSTAALLTSAFAVGMVIGAPIMAVFANRWAPRRTLVLLLLAFIAAHAVGALVSSFWVLLVSRVFAALAYAGFLAIALATVRVIVEPAQTTRAVAVLLAGTTLATIVGVPAGAVLANAHGWRSTFWAVVLLCLPAVVALLRDRTLVAVAHSPRIAVRGELAELRRRPVLVAVVMAVVVNAATFGVFTFLAVIGTDAGVGDSWIPLLLATFGVGAFLGVSATGRWAAGIERTWIRVGAVATTAVWIVFAACVDAVPGVFIGAAAGGMLSFAVGSALIARIVGQASGAPVLGGAYATAALNLGAFAGPVVAGMAYAQNGAAGVLVVAAILAAIGVLLAPLLRAR; encoded by the coding sequence ATGCCCTTGCTCGTCCCTGTCCTGGCCCTGGCGATCTTCGCCCAGGGCACCAGCGAGTTCATGCTCGCCGGCCTTCTCCTTCCCCTTGCGGCCGACCTCGACGTCGATCCGTCCACCGCTGCGCTGCTGACGTCGGCATTCGCGGTCGGCATGGTGATCGGCGCCCCGATCATGGCGGTGTTCGCCAACCGCTGGGCACCGCGGCGCACTCTCGTGCTGCTGCTCCTCGCCTTCATCGCCGCGCATGCGGTCGGCGCCCTCGTCTCGTCCTTCTGGGTGCTGCTCGTCAGCCGGGTGTTCGCGGCGCTGGCCTATGCCGGGTTCCTCGCGATCGCATTGGCGACCGTGCGGGTCATCGTCGAGCCGGCGCAGACGACACGTGCCGTCGCGGTGCTGCTCGCCGGCACGACTCTGGCCACGATCGTCGGAGTTCCTGCCGGCGCGGTGCTGGCGAACGCCCACGGATGGCGTTCGACCTTCTGGGCCGTCGTGCTGCTGTGTCTGCCCGCCGTGGTGGCCCTGCTGCGTGATCGCACCCTCGTCGCCGTCGCGCACTCGCCGCGGATCGCTGTGCGCGGGGAGCTCGCCGAGCTTCGGCGTCGTCCGGTGCTCGTCGCCGTGGTGATGGCCGTCGTGGTGAACGCCGCGACCTTCGGCGTCTTCACATTCCTCGCCGTCATCGGCACCGATGCCGGCGTCGGTGATTCCTGGATCCCTCTGCTCCTCGCCACTTTCGGTGTGGGGGCCTTCCTCGGGGTGTCCGCGACCGGTCGGTGGGCCGCCGGCATCGAACGAACCTGGATCCGGGTCGGTGCCGTGGCGACGACCGCGGTGTGGATCGTCTTCGCCGCGTGCGTCGACGCGGTGCCCGGCGTCTTCATCGGTGCGGCGGCCGGCGGCATGCTGTCGTTCGCCGTCGGCTCGGCGCTGATCGCTCGCATCGTCGGGCAGGCGTCGGGTGCTCCGGTGCTCGGGGGCGCCTACGCCACCGCGGCACTGAATCTCGGAGCCTTCGCCGGTCCTGTGGTCGCCGGCATGGCCTACGCACAGAACGGGGCGGCCGGGGTGCTGGTGGTGGCTGCGATCCTGGCGGCCATCGGGGTGCTCCTGGCTCCGCTGCTCCGTGCGCGATGA
- a CDS encoding SGNH/GDSL hydrolase family protein, with translation MSNAESPASASAASDLRRIAASLAAPAPLNWVITGDSITHGLVHTQGGRSYPEHLHELIRGELERVRDVVLNTAISGNRIVDLLDDWDRRVASWQPDVVTLMIGTNDASDGGPREVITADDYAASLRDFVARVRELGAVPVLQTPPAIDVRNAPERARIGEFAEAVRQVAAGEDVILVDQYARFAELGAGGVPWGLMNDPFHPNTEGHAALALELAHAIGIRPEGPRARTFALLEGLVATARQNA, from the coding sequence GTGTCGAACGCCGAATCCCCCGCCTCCGCCTCCGCCGCATCCGACCTCCGCCGCATCGCCGCATCGCTCGCAGCACCCGCACCGCTGAACTGGGTCATCACGGGCGACTCGATCACGCACGGCCTGGTGCACACCCAGGGCGGGCGCAGCTATCCGGAGCACCTGCACGAGCTGATCCGCGGTGAACTGGAGCGCGTGCGCGACGTCGTGCTCAACACCGCGATCAGCGGCAACCGCATCGTCGACCTCCTCGACGACTGGGATCGCCGCGTCGCGTCATGGCAGCCCGACGTCGTCACCCTGATGATCGGCACGAACGACGCCTCCGACGGCGGACCGCGCGAGGTCATCACCGCCGACGACTACGCGGCTTCACTGCGTGACTTCGTCGCGCGGGTGCGCGAGCTCGGCGCCGTTCCCGTCCTGCAGACACCACCGGCCATCGACGTCCGCAACGCCCCGGAGCGTGCCCGCATCGGAGAGTTCGCCGAGGCCGTGCGTCAGGTGGCCGCCGGCGAAGACGTCATCCTCGTCGACCAGTACGCCCGCTTCGCCGAGCTCGGCGCCGGCGGAGTGCCGTGGGGACTCATGAACGACCCGTTCCACCCGAACACCGAAGGCCACGCGGCCCTCGCCCTCGAACTCGCCCACGCCATCGGTATCCGCCCCGAAGGCCCTCGCGCACGCACTTTCGCGCTGCTCGAAGGACTCGTGGCGACCGCTCGACAGAACGCATAG